The genomic interval CGGAGGAGCAAAGCGGCCGGCAAGAGAAGCAGGTCGGCAAGCAACGCAAAGACGATGCCGAGGCTGGCGAGGAGACCGAACGAGACGAGACCTCCCCAACGGGAGAACATCAGGACCGCAAAGCCCAGCGCAAGACAGATGCTGGTGATCACAACGGCTTCGCCGACCGTCGTGAGGGTCGTGGTGATTGCGGGCAGGCGCGTGGCGCCTTCGCGGCGGGCGCGCTGATAGCGGAGAGCTACGTGGATCGTGTCATCCACAGCGATCGCCAGGAGGACGGCCGCGACCATGGTGTTTGCGGGATCCACCGCAATCCCGGCCCAGCCCATCAAGCCGAGGAGCGCGATCACGGGGAGCACGTTCACGACGGTTCCCAGCGCTGCGAGGGCTGGTGAAGACCACAAGAGCGCCCACAGAGTCAGACCGACGACAACGAAGGCAGTGGCGAAGCTTCGCCACTGCGTATCTCGAATGCGGCGCTCGGCAAGCGCGGCCAGCTCGAGCCCTCCGTGCAACTCGACCCGGTAGCCCTCGGGTTGGACGTCTTGATTCACATTCGTGATGAAACCCTGGAGGCGATCGACGTACGGGATCTGGTCTTCGCCATTGAGCCAGCTTCGGTGGACCGAGATGCGCGCGCGGTCCCGGTAGACCCGTTCGCCATCACCGCCCTCGGAAGCGGACTCGCTCCAGAAGCCGGAGAGGCCGTGGTAGGACGCAACGATCGGCATCTCCGCTGGCGCTGCTTCGACGAGTTGATCGAGGGACCGAGCCCGGCTTCCGTGGTCGATCCGGTAGGCCTCTTCGAGGAAGTCGAGGAAGCTCCAGGCGATTCCGCTGCTCGGCTCGCTGTCGAAATAGCGCTCGATGCGTTCGAGGAGTCGGAGACTCTCCTCGTCATAGATCCGCTTCCCCTCTGGGATCGTGACCACGAGCTCCGTCGACATCGGCTTCCTAAAGTTGGCCTCCATGAAGCGGACGGAGCGCAAGACCAGCGACTGGTCACCGAAGTCCACCTCGTAGTAGAGCCGCGGGATCCCCGCAGCCAGGCCGAT from bacterium carries:
- a CDS encoding MMPL family transporter is translated as SFRQFGLAAAIGFILAFLGTFTLLPALLCLMSPRTRGPDRARLGVVREMLSAAVGAVSSRPTFVLVTGMAVFIGLAAGIPRLYYEVDFGDQSLVLRSVRFMEANFRKPMSTELVVTIPEGKRIYDEESLRLLERIERYFDSEPSSGIAWSFLDFLEEAYRIDHGSRARSLDQLVEAAPAEMPIVASYHGLSGFWSESASEGGDGERVYRDRARISVHRSWLNGEDQIPYVDRLQGFITNVNQDVQPEGYRVELHGGLELAALAERRIRDTQWRSFATAFVVVGLTLWALLWSSPALAALGTVVNVLPVIALLGLMGWAGIAVDPANTMVAAVLLAIAVDDTIHVALRYQRARREGATRLPAITTTLTTVGEAVVITSICLALGFAVLMFSRWGGLVSFGLLASLGIVFALLADLLLLPAALLLR